A stretch of Castanea sativa cultivar Marrone di Chiusa Pesio chromosome 2, ASM4071231v1 DNA encodes these proteins:
- the LOC142625788 gene encoding putative aldo-keto reductase 2 isoform X2 has product MASAGIGRIKLGSQGLEVSAQGLKCMGMSALYGPPKPEQDMISLIHHAIHTGVTFLDTSDMYGPFLNEILLGKALKGGLREKVELATKFGVTVVDGKREIRGDPAYVREACEASLKRLDVDYIDLYYQHRIDTRVPIEVTIGELKKLVEEGKIKYIGLSEASASTIRRAHAVHPITAVQLEWSLWSRDVEEEIIPTCRELGIGIVAYSLGRGFFTSGPKVVENLSDNDVRKFLPRFQPENLEHNKTIFERVNEMSMRKGYTTSQLALAWVHHQGKDYVCPIPGTTKIQNFNQNIGALSVRLTPEEIAEIESFASENDVKGDRYAEGASTWKISETPPLSSWKAF; this is encoded by the exons ATGGCCTCCGCAGGAATTGGAAGGATAAAGCTGGGTTCACAGGGACTGGAAGTGTCAGCGCAAGGTTTAAAATGCATGGGCATGTCCGCTTTGTATGGCCCTCCAAAGCCCGAACAAGACATGATCTCTCTCATTCATCATGCCATCCACACTGGTGTCACCTTCCTCGATACTTCTGACATGTATGGCCCCTTCCTCAACGAAATCCTCCTTGGAAAG GCTTTGAAGGGAGGGCTAAGAGAGAAGGTGGAATTGGCAACAAAGTTCGGTGTTACGGTTGTGGATGGGAAGAGAGAGATCCGTGGCGATCCAGCTTATGTGAGAGAGGCTTGTGAGGCCAGCTTGAAGCGCCTTGATGTTGACTATATTGATCTCTATTACCAGCATCGCATAGACACTCGTGTTCCCATTGAAGTCACG attGGGGAACTCAAGAAACTTGTTGAAGAGGGTAAAATCAAGTACATAGGTCTATCTGAGGCCTCTGCCTCAACAATTAGAAGAGCACATGCGGTTCATCCCATAACTGCTGTGCAGCTAGAGTGGTCTTTGTGGTCAAGGGATGTGGAGGAAGAAATAATTCCTACTTGCAG GGAACTAGGCATTGGGATTGTTGCATACAGTCTAGGACGAGGATTCTTTACTTCAGGGCCTAAGGTTGTTGAAAATTTGTCGGACAACGATGTTCGTAAG TTTTTACCCAGGTTCCAACCTGAAAATCTGGAGCATAACAAGACCATATTCGAGCGTGTTAATGAAATGTCAATGAGGAAGGGATACACCACATCACAGCTAGCATTGGCCTGGGTTCATCACCAAGGGAAGGACTACGTGTGTCCCATACCTGGAACCACCAAGATTCAAAACTTCAACCAGAACATTGGAGCTCTGTCTGTGAGACTAACACCAGAAGAAATTGCTGAAATTGAGTCATTTGCTTCCGAGAATGACGTTAAGGGTGACAGATATGCAGAAGGCGCTTCAACTTGGAAGATTTCTGAAACTCCACCACTTTCTTCATGGAAAGCTTT TTGA
- the LOC142625788 gene encoding putative aldo-keto reductase 2 isoform X1 — translation MASAGIGRIKLGSQGLEVSAQGLKCMGMSALYGPPKPEQDMISLIHHAIHTGVTFLDTSDMYGPFLNEILLGKALKGGLREKVELATKFGVTVVDGKREIRGDPAYVREACEASLKRLDVDYIDLYYQHRIDTRVPIEVTIGELKKLVEEGKIKYIGLSEASASTIRRAHAVHPITAVQLEWSLWSRDVEEEIIPTCRELGIGIVAYSLGRGFFTSGPKVVENLSDNDVRKFLPRFQPENLEHNKTIFERVNEMSMRKGYTTSQLALAWVHHQGKDYVCPIPGTTKIQNFNQNIGALSVRLTPEEIAEIESFASENDVKGDRYAEGASTWKISETPPLSSWKALYFAWHVIFYKHQLPKPVVQLSES, via the exons ATGGCCTCCGCAGGAATTGGAAGGATAAAGCTGGGTTCACAGGGACTGGAAGTGTCAGCGCAAGGTTTAAAATGCATGGGCATGTCCGCTTTGTATGGCCCTCCAAAGCCCGAACAAGACATGATCTCTCTCATTCATCATGCCATCCACACTGGTGTCACCTTCCTCGATACTTCTGACATGTATGGCCCCTTCCTCAACGAAATCCTCCTTGGAAAG GCTTTGAAGGGAGGGCTAAGAGAGAAGGTGGAATTGGCAACAAAGTTCGGTGTTACGGTTGTGGATGGGAAGAGAGAGATCCGTGGCGATCCAGCTTATGTGAGAGAGGCTTGTGAGGCCAGCTTGAAGCGCCTTGATGTTGACTATATTGATCTCTATTACCAGCATCGCATAGACACTCGTGTTCCCATTGAAGTCACG attGGGGAACTCAAGAAACTTGTTGAAGAGGGTAAAATCAAGTACATAGGTCTATCTGAGGCCTCTGCCTCAACAATTAGAAGAGCACATGCGGTTCATCCCATAACTGCTGTGCAGCTAGAGTGGTCTTTGTGGTCAAGGGATGTGGAGGAAGAAATAATTCCTACTTGCAG GGAACTAGGCATTGGGATTGTTGCATACAGTCTAGGACGAGGATTCTTTACTTCAGGGCCTAAGGTTGTTGAAAATTTGTCGGACAACGATGTTCGTAAG TTTTTACCCAGGTTCCAACCTGAAAATCTGGAGCATAACAAGACCATATTCGAGCGTGTTAATGAAATGTCAATGAGGAAGGGATACACCACATCACAGCTAGCATTGGCCTGGGTTCATCACCAAGGGAAGGACTACGTGTGTCCCATACCTGGAACCACCAAGATTCAAAACTTCAACCAGAACATTGGAGCTCTGTCTGTGAGACTAACACCAGAAGAAATTGCTGAAATTGAGTCATTTGCTTCCGAGAATGACGTTAAGGGTGACAGATATGCAGAAGGCGCTTCAACTTGGAAGATTTCTGAAACTCCACCACTTTCTTCATGGAAAGCTTT gtattttgcatggcatgtaattttttataaacaccAACTACCAAAACCGGTGGTTCAGCTATCAGAATCGTAG
- the LOC142625788 gene encoding IN2-2 protein-like isoform X3, with protein sequence MASAGIGRIKLGSQGLEVSAQGLKCMGMSALYGPPKPEQDMISLIHHAIHTGVTFLDTSDMYGPFLNEILLGKALKGGLREKVELATKFGVTVVDGKREIRGDPAYVREACEASLKRLDVDYIDLYYQHRIDTRVPIEVTIGELKKLVEEGKIKYIGLSEASASTIRRAHAVHPITAVQLEWSLWSRDVEEEIIPTCRELGIGIVAYSLGRGFFTSGPKVVENLSDNDVRKVPT encoded by the exons ATGGCCTCCGCAGGAATTGGAAGGATAAAGCTGGGTTCACAGGGACTGGAAGTGTCAGCGCAAGGTTTAAAATGCATGGGCATGTCCGCTTTGTATGGCCCTCCAAAGCCCGAACAAGACATGATCTCTCTCATTCATCATGCCATCCACACTGGTGTCACCTTCCTCGATACTTCTGACATGTATGGCCCCTTCCTCAACGAAATCCTCCTTGGAAAG GCTTTGAAGGGAGGGCTAAGAGAGAAGGTGGAATTGGCAACAAAGTTCGGTGTTACGGTTGTGGATGGGAAGAGAGAGATCCGTGGCGATCCAGCTTATGTGAGAGAGGCTTGTGAGGCCAGCTTGAAGCGCCTTGATGTTGACTATATTGATCTCTATTACCAGCATCGCATAGACACTCGTGTTCCCATTGAAGTCACG attGGGGAACTCAAGAAACTTGTTGAAGAGGGTAAAATCAAGTACATAGGTCTATCTGAGGCCTCTGCCTCAACAATTAGAAGAGCACATGCGGTTCATCCCATAACTGCTGTGCAGCTAGAGTGGTCTTTGTGGTCAAGGGATGTGGAGGAAGAAATAATTCCTACTTGCAG GGAACTAGGCATTGGGATTGTTGCATACAGTCTAGGACGAGGATTCTTTACTTCAGGGCCTAAGGTTGTTGAAAATTTGTCGGACAACGATGTTCGTAAG GTTCCAACCTGA